The genomic segment GTTTTTTTTTATTTTTTTATTCTTCATCCCATTCCATTGCTCTTTTTACTGCTTTTTTCCATCCTCTATATTTCTTCTCTTTTTCCTCTTCACACATTGTTGGTAAAAATTCTTTCTCTAGTTTCCATTGTGAACTTATTTCCTCTTTTGATTCCCAGAATCCAACTGCTAATCCTGTTAAATAAGCTACTCCTAATCCTGTTGTCTCTAAAGTTTCTGGTCTTCTTACTGATGTTCCTAATATATCTGCTTGAAATTCCATTAAGAAATCATTTGCTGCTGCTCCTCCATCTACTTTTAGATGATTTAATTTTAAGCCTGAATCCTCTTGC from the Fusobacterium perfoetens ATCC 29250 genome contains:
- a CDS encoding FGGY-family carbohydrate kinase, whose product is YWDMYARGAIVGLTRGANKNHIIRATLESIAYQTRDVLEAMQEDSGLKLNHLKVDGGAAANDFLMEFQADILGTSVRRPETLETTGLGVAYLTGLAVGFWESKEEISSQWKLEKEFLPTMCEEEKEKKYRGWKKAVKRAMEWDEE